A genome region from Drosophila simulans strain w501 chromosome 2R, Prin_Dsim_3.1, whole genome shotgun sequence includes the following:
- the LOC6735647 gene encoding putative gustatory receptor 58c, producing the protein MLVPIPALVSLSTSRTMNQYFFLHTYFQVSRLIGLCNLHYDFSNHRFILNHVPTVAYCVIVNVLYLLILPFALFLLTGNIYDCPDAGMFGVVYNVVALTKLLTMLFLMSSVWIQRRRLHKLGNDLMKMMHKFRFNLGNDCRNRCLCKALLTSSRFLLLTQQLVTRDSVVNCESNSSLRRAMVPYQRAAIVYALIMILLMSYVDLTVYMVEVAGNWLLVNMSQVVREMVQDLEVLPERNGIPREMGLMQILGAWRKLWKRCRRLDALLKQIVDIFQWQLLFNLLTTYIFNIAVLFRLWIYLEFDKNFHLWKGILYALIILTHHVEIIMQFSIFEINRSKWLGLLVDVGNLWDINYSGRQCNKSRGMILSRKLEFSLFYMNRKLQLNPKRVRRLHIVGLFDLSNLTVHNMTRSIITNVLVLCQIAYKIYG; encoded by the exons ATGTTGGTTCCAATTCCAGCTTTAGTTTCGCTTTCAACGTCCAGAACAATGAATCAATACTTTTTTCTGCATACTTACTTTCAAGTGAGCCGCTTGATAGGACTGTGCAATCTGCACTACGATTTCTCGAATCATCGGTTCATCCTCAATCATGTGCCCACAGTGGCTTACTGTGTGATCGTGAATGTGCTCTATCTCTTGATCCTTCCGTTTGCCCTGTTCCTGCTAACTGGTAACATCTACGATTGCCCAGATGCGGGCATGTTTGGAGTGGTCTACAACGTGGTGGCTCTGACCAAACTCCTGACCATGCTCTTCCTAATGAGCAGTGTTTGGATACAGAGGCGTCGATTGCATAAGTTGGGAAACGACTTGATGAAAATGATGCACAAATTCCGATTTAATCTTGGAAACGATTGCAGGAACAGATGCCTGTGCAAGGCTCTGCTGACCAGCTCTCGATTTTTGCTCCTAACCCAGCAGCTGGTGACCCGGGATTCAGTGGTTAATTGCGAGAGTAACTCCAGCTTGAGGAGAGCTATGGTTCCGTACCAAAGGGCTGCCATAGTGTACGCCTTAATCATGATTCTATTAATGAGCTATGTGGATTTGACTGTCTATATGGTCGAAGTGGCTGGCAATTGGCTGCTGGTAAATATGTCCCAGGTGGTTCGGGAAATGGTCCAAGATCTAGAGGTACTACCCGAGAGGAATGGCATTCCGCGGGAGATGGGACTGATGCAGATCCTTGGCGCCTGGCGAAAACTTTGGAAGCGCTGTCGCCGTTTGGATGCACTTCTCAAGCAGATCGTTGACATCTTCCAGTGGCAGTTGCTCTTCAACCTGCTAACcacttatatatttaacattgcTGTTTTGTTTCGGTTGTGGATTTACCTGGAATTTGATAAAAACTTTCATTTATGGAAGGGCATATTATATGCGCTTATTATTCTGACCCATCACGTCGAAATCATaatgcaattttccattttcgagatcAACCGCAGTAAGTGGTTGGGACTTTTAGTAGATGTCGGAAATCTATGGGACATCAATTATTCGGGAAGACAATGTAATAAAAGCCGGGGAATGATTCTGTCAAGAAag TTAGAGTTTTCCCTGTTCTACATGAATCGCAAACTTCAACTGAATCCAAAACGAGTCAGACGTCTGCACATCGTTGGATTGTTCGATCTGAGTAATCTAACCGTCCACAACATGACCAGGAGTATAATAACCAATGTGTTAGTTCTGTGTCAGATTGcctataaaatatatggttga
- the LOC6735648 gene encoding putative gustatory receptor 58b has protein sequence MLHPKLGRVMNVVYYHSVVFALMSTTLRIRSCRKCLRLEKVSRAYTIYSFFVGIFLFLNLYFMVPRIMEEGYMKYNIVLQWNFFVTLFLRAIAVMGCYGTLWLKRHEIIQLYKYSLIYWKRFGHIMKAIVDKKELLDLQASLARIMVRKIILLYSAFLCSTVMQYQLLSVINQQILLAFCARLTHFLHLLCVKMGFFGVLVLLNHQFLAIHLAINALHGRKARKKWKTLRSVAAMHLKTLRLARRIFDMFDIANATVFINMFMTAINILYHAVQYSNSTIKSNGYGIVFGNGLIVFNFWGTLALMEMLDRVVTSCNNTGQQLRQLSDLPKVGSKMQRELDVFTMQLRRNRLVYKICGIVELDKPACLNYIGSILSNVIILMQFDLRRQRQPIKDRQYLIHLIKNKTRM, from the exons ATGTTGCATCCGAAACTGGGTCGCGTGATGAACGTGGTCTACTACCATTCCGTTGTCTTCGCCCTAATGAGCACTACCCTAAGGATACGCTCCTGCAGGAAATGCCTACGCTTGGAGAAGGTCTCGCGAGCTTACACAATCTACAGCTTTTTTGTGGGCATATTCCTGTTTCTGAACTTGTACTTCATGGTGCCCCGGATCATGGAAGAGGGCTATATGAAGTACAACATAGTCCTGCAGTGGAACTTCTTTGTGACGCTCTTCCTTCGAGCCATCGCTGTGATGGGCTGCTATGGAACCCTGTGGCTAAAGCGCCACGAAATCATTCAGCTCTATAAATACTCGCTGATATATTGGAAGAGGTTCGGACACATAATGAAGGCCATTGTGGACAAGAAAGAACTCCTTGACCTACAAGCGTCCCTGGCCAGAATAATGGTCCGGAAAATAATATTGCTCTATAGCGCTTTTCTGTGCTCCACTGTGATGCAGTATCAATTGCTCAGTGTAATTAACCAACAGATTTTACTGGCTTTCTGTGCCCGGCTCACGCACTTTCTGCACTTATTGTGCGTGAAAATGGGTTTCTTCGGAGTACTGGTTCTACTGAATCATCAGTTCTTGGCAATCCATCTAGCCATAAACGCACTTCATGGTCGGAAAGCgcgaaaaaaatggaaaaccttGCGGTCCGTAGCCGCCATGCACCTGAAAACCCTTCGATTAGCCAGAAGGATCTTTGACATGTTTGACATCGCTAATGCCACGGTGTTTATCAACATGTTTATGACCGCAATTAATATCCTCTATCATGCCGTCCAGTACAGCAATAGCACCATCAAGTCAAATGGTTATGGCATCGTATTTGGCAACGGATTGATCGTTTTCAACTTCTGGGGCACACTGGCGCTAATGGAAATGCTGGACAGGGTGGTGACCTCCTGCAACAACACTGGTCAGCAACTAAGGCAACTTAGCGATCTACCGAAAGTGGGCTCAAAGATGCAAAGGGAG TTGGACGTTTTTACCATGCAGCTGAGGCGGAACCGATTGGTCTACAAAATATGCGGAATTGTGGAGCTGGACAAACCCGCCTGCCTTAATTATATTGGCTCCATTCTGAGCAACGTCATTATCCTCATGCAGTTCGATTTGAGACGGCAAAGACAACCCATCAAGGATCGTCAATACCTCATCCATTTGATCAAGAACAAAACAAGAATGTAA
- the LOC6735649 gene encoding putative gustatory receptor 58a gives MLLKFMYIYGIVCGLMPAPLKKGQFLLGYKLRWYLIYTACLHGGLLTVLPFTFPHYMYDDSYMSSNPVLKWTFNLTNITRIMAMFSGVLLMWFRRKRLLDLGENLLLHCLKCEKLDNHSKKYSTLRKRVRNVLFQMLLVANLSILVGALILFRIDSVQKISKTAMIVAHITQFIYVVFMMTGICVILFVLHWQSERLQIALKDLCSFLNYEERNSLTLSENKADRSLGKLAKLFQLCAENQRLVREVFRTFDLPIALLLLKMFVTNVNLVYHGVQFGNESIETSSYTRILGQWVVISHYWSAVLLMNVVDDVTRRSDLKMGDLLREFSHLELVKRDFHLQLELFSDHLRCHPSTYKVCGLFIFDKQTSLAYFFYVLVQVLVLIQFDLKNKVEERN, from the exons ATGCTGTTGAAAttcatgtacatatatggaaTAGTCTGTGGTCTGATGCCTGCTCCTCTGAAGAAAGGACAGTTTCTTCTGGGATACAAGCTGAGATGGTACCTCATCTATACGGCCTGTCTGCACGGCGGTCTGCTGACCGTCCTGCCCTTCACATTTCCACACTACATGTACGATGACAGCTACATGAGCAGCAATCCAGTCCTGAAATGGACTTTTAATCTAACCAACATCACCCGTATTATGGCCATGTTTTCGGGCGTTCTCCTGATGTGGTTCAGAAGAAAAAGGCTCTTGGATTTGGGTGAAAACTTATTACTTCACTGCCTTAAGTGCGAAAAACTGGATAATCATTCTAAGAAGTATTCTACATTACGGAAAAGAGTTCGAAATGTACTTTTCCAGATGCTACTCGTCGCAAATCTCAGCATTCTTGTGGGggctttaattttgtttagaaTTGATTCAGTACAAAAAATTAGTAAAACTGCAATGATTGTAGCCCATATTACACAGTTTATATATGTGGTCTTTATGATGACGGGAATATGTGTGATCCTGTTCGTTCTCCACTGGCAAAGTGAGAGGCTTCAAATAGCGCTCAAGGACTTGTGCTCCTTTCTCAATTATGAAGAGCGCAACTCCTTAACTTTGTCAGAAAACAAGGCCGATAGATCCCTAGGAAAATTGGCTAAGCTCTTTCAACTTTGTGCGGAAAATCAGCGATTAGTCCGAGAAGTTTTTCGAACCTTTGACTTACCCATCGCCCTTCTTTTGCTGAAAATGTTTGTTACAAACGTGAATCTGGTATATCATGGAGTGCAATTTGGCAACGAATCCATAGAAACCTCAAGTTACACAAGAATCCTGGGACAGTGGGTGGTGATTTCTCATTACTGGAGTGCTGTTTTGCTCATGAATGTTGTGGATGACGTGACCCGGAGAAGTGACCTCAAAATGGGAGACCTCCTGCGGGAATTCAGTCATCTGGAGCTGGTCAAAAGGGACTTTCACTTGCAG CTGGAACTTTTCTCGGATCACCTTCGTTGTCATCCGTCCACTTATAAGGTCTGTGGACTATTCATTTTCGATAAACAAACGAGCTTGGCTTATTTTTTCTATGTCCTGGTTCAAGTTTTGGTGCTtatacaatttgatttgaaaaataaagttgaagaaagaaattaa
- the LOC6735650 gene encoding uncharacterized protein LOC6735650, with the protein MERFGIPRGKRPRVQVSLDDKERAIARIRGGETKAGISRELGVPESTVRGWVKRAEQRMARDTVSQTGSANYPSILAMTLAKPQVTISTKSSASSVISKSSYSSPPLDLKPLKRPQKRNINGHPVTRSQDAVEDSAATSIPIPVPIPMPLPVPPMVSPDSEQQMSAWLHIFNAGILNFTLIASAAVLQARSRGLSDRLPLWEIITDFVDEAERNVNANGGRYLEGQPATGHASSRQRPVRVPTKGNSYRRNFKAAPAHITAEDDEDSYTDADVPH; encoded by the exons ATGGAAAGATTTGGTATTCCGCGTGGTAAGCGTCCCCGAGTACAAGTTTCATTGGACGACAAGGAGCGAGCCATAGCCCGAATCCGGGGTGGTGAAACCAAGGCCGGAATATCCCGCGAATTGGGTGTTCCGGAGTCCACGGTTCGCGGTTGGGTGAAACGAGCAGAGCAGCGGATGGCCCGAGACACAGTTAGCCAAACGG GTTCTGCCAACTATCCCTCAATCCTGGCCATGACCCTGGCCAAACCGCAAGTAACCATCAGCACAAAATCGTCGGCATCGTCTGTGATTTCCAAATCATCATACTCATCGCCACCGCTGGATTTGAAACCCCTGAAACGGCCGCAGAAACGAAACATTAATGGTCATCCGGTAACACGCTCCCAGGATGCAGTCGAGGATTCAGCAGCTAcatccatccccatccccgtTCCTATTCCGATGCCCCTTCCTGTGCCGCCAATGGTTTCGCCTGACAGTGAGCAACAGATGAGCGCTTGGTTGCATATATTCAATGCTGGAATTCTGAACTTCACTCTGATTGCCTCCGCTGCAGTGCTTCAGGCTCGCTCGCGTGGTTTGTCGGATCGCCTGCCGTTGTGGGAAATTATCACGGATTTTGTTGATGAAGCCGAACGTAATGTGAATGCAAACGGGGGTCGGTACCTCGAGGGACAGCCGGCGACAGGACACGCGAGTTCCAGGCAACGCCCAGTGCGAGTGCCCACGAAGGGAAATTCGTATCGCAGGAACTTCAAGGCAGCACCGGCTCATATTACCGCCGAAGATGACGAAGACTCCTACACGGACGCCGATGTGCCACACTGA